Proteins encoded together in one Rhizobium sp. 11515TR window:
- a CDS encoding ABC transporter ATP-binding protein has translation MTRLLDVRDFSVGFGSAQPVKGVSFTAAAGEMLAVVGESGSGKSLTALGLMGLLPRHAKTAGEILFDGRDLLKLREREMRSIRGHDIAMIFQEPMTSLNPVLTIGAQIVEVLRIHEKLSGRQARQRAIDLLDLVSIPEAAKRIDDYPHQLSGGMRQRVMIAIAVACNPRLLIADEATTALDVTIQAQVLQLLDRLRGQLNMAVILITHDLGIVAQWADRVVVMYAGRKVEQGLPGALFETPYHPYTQGLLAASPRLKADYHYRDGPLTEIRGSIVSATGEQGCSFRPRCPVARAACGQSVPALVAVSASREVACPYVPVLAERAHGASVGR, from the coding sequence ATGACGAGACTTCTCGACGTTCGCGATTTCTCGGTCGGTTTCGGGAGCGCTCAGCCCGTCAAGGGCGTCAGTTTCACCGCGGCGGCCGGCGAGATGCTGGCTGTTGTCGGCGAGTCGGGCTCGGGCAAGTCGCTGACCGCGCTCGGCCTCATGGGTCTCCTGCCCCGGCACGCCAAGACGGCGGGCGAAATCCTGTTCGACGGCCGCGATCTCCTGAAATTGCGCGAACGGGAGATGCGGAGCATTCGCGGGCACGACATCGCCATGATTTTTCAGGAGCCGATGACGTCTCTCAATCCCGTGCTGACAATCGGCGCCCAGATCGTCGAAGTGCTGCGCATTCATGAAAAACTGAGCGGCAGGCAGGCGCGCCAGCGCGCGATCGACCTGCTGGATCTCGTCAGCATTCCAGAAGCGGCAAAACGTATCGACGACTATCCGCACCAGCTTTCGGGCGGCATGCGTCAGCGCGTCATGATCGCCATTGCTGTTGCCTGCAATCCGCGGCTGCTAATCGCCGATGAAGCGACCACGGCGCTCGACGTCACGATCCAGGCACAGGTGCTGCAATTGCTCGATCGCCTGCGCGGTCAGCTCAACATGGCGGTCATCCTCATCACGCACGACCTCGGCATCGTCGCGCAATGGGCCGACCGCGTCGTCGTGATGTATGCGGGGCGAAAGGTCGAGCAGGGCCTGCCCGGTGCCTTGTTCGAAACGCCGTATCATCCCTATACACAGGGGCTGCTTGCGGCTTCGCCGCGATTGAAGGCCGACTATCACTATCGCGATGGGCCATTGACGGAAATTCGCGGCTCGATCGTTTCGGCAACCGGCGAACAGGGCTGTTCCTTCCGGCCGCGCTGTCCGGTGGCGCGAGCGGCCTGCGGGCAGTCCGTGCCGGCGCTTGTCGCAGTTTCGGCCAGTCGCGAAGTGGCCTGCCCCTATGTTCCAGTCCTTGCGGAGAGAGCCCATGGCGCTTCTGTCGGTCGATAG
- a CDS encoding ABC transporter ATP-binding protein, with product MALLSVDRLSTHYPAAAGTVRAVDDVSLEILEGETVALVGESGCGKSTLGKSLMRLVDPTSGRVAFKGRDVAAMSGKELQSIRRHIQMIFQDPFASLNPRQTIRSILTAPLAVHGIGDRKSRDTIAASMVAHVGLPADSLDRYPHEFSGGQRQRIGIARALILQPELVICDEPVSALDLSIQAQILNLLVEMKTELSLSYLFISHDLSVVRYFADRVLVMYLGRIVESAPTARLWSDAKHPYTRALLAAVPDPSRRKQAAPITGDLPSPHNPPSGCRFHTRCPLATDICRSDDPAYRQMGSGHTVACHHAQ from the coding sequence ATGGCGCTTCTGTCGGTCGATAGGCTTTCCACGCATTATCCGGCTGCGGCCGGAACGGTGCGGGCCGTGGATGACGTATCGCTCGAGATTCTCGAGGGCGAGACCGTAGCGCTTGTCGGTGAATCCGGCTGCGGCAAGTCGACGCTCGGCAAATCCCTGATGCGCCTCGTCGATCCCACCTCCGGGCGTGTCGCCTTCAAGGGGCGCGATGTCGCTGCGATGTCTGGTAAGGAGTTGCAGTCGATCCGCCGGCATATCCAGATGATCTTCCAGGACCCGTTCGCCTCGCTTAATCCGCGCCAGACGATCCGCTCGATCCTGACGGCCCCGCTCGCCGTTCATGGCATCGGTGATCGCAAGAGCCGTGACACCATCGCCGCCTCGATGGTCGCTCATGTCGGCCTGCCGGCGGATTCGCTCGACCGCTATCCGCATGAGTTTTCCGGCGGCCAACGCCAGCGCATCGGCATTGCCCGCGCTTTGATCCTGCAGCCGGAGCTCGTCATCTGCGACGAACCCGTTTCCGCGCTCGATCTGTCGATCCAGGCGCAGATCCTCAATCTTCTCGTCGAGATGAAGACGGAACTGTCGCTTTCCTATCTCTTCATCTCTCACGATCTTTCGGTCGTGCGCTATTTCGCCGATCGCGTGCTGGTCATGTATCTCGGCCGCATCGTCGAAAGCGCACCGACGGCAAGGCTCTGGAGCGATGCCAAGCATCCTTACACGCGCGCGCTGCTTGCCGCTGTGCCTGATCCGTCGCGGCGCAAGCAGGCCGCCCCGATCACCGGCGATCTGCCGAGCCCGCACAATCCGCCGTCCGGGTGTCGCTTTCACACGCGCTGTCCGCTCGCAACAGACATCTGCCGGAGCGATGATCCGGCCTATCGGCAAATGGGCAGTGGCCACACGGTCGCCTGCCATCACGCACAATGA
- a CDS encoding aldo/keto reductase, producing the protein MVDYRYLGRSALKVSPLTLGTMMFGGPTPDDVAFRIIDKARDQGINFIDTADVYHDGKSEEVVGRGIKASRDHWVLATKFVNSHKKGPNLGGHSRKWVIKTVENSLRRLNTDYIDILYFHRAVFDAPLEEPVRAIADLIRAGKLRYFGVSNFRGWRIAEISHLADQLGIDRPVASQPLYNIVNRTAEAEQLPAAHHYGLGVVSYSPLARGVLTGKYEPGKEPAADSRAGRGDKRILETEWRPESIAIAQEIAAHAAAKKVTPTEFAIAWVLNNKLITSAIAGPRTEEHWDSYIRALDVKLTAEDEVLVDRLVTTGHPSTPGFNDPSHPVEGRVPVSVAGDTGNVVPLARAVA; encoded by the coding sequence ATGGTCGACTATCGCTATCTCGGGCGCAGCGCCCTGAAGGTATCGCCTCTCACCCTTGGGACGATGATGTTCGGCGGCCCGACGCCTGACGACGTCGCCTTCCGTATCATCGACAAGGCCCGCGATCAGGGCATCAATTTCATCGACACCGCCGATGTCTATCATGATGGCAAGTCGGAAGAGGTGGTCGGTCGCGGCATCAAGGCAAGTCGCGATCATTGGGTGCTTGCGACGAAGTTCGTCAACTCGCACAAGAAGGGGCCTAATCTCGGCGGCCATTCCCGTAAATGGGTGATCAAGACGGTCGAAAATTCGCTGCGCCGCCTCAACACCGACTATATCGACATCCTCTATTTCCACCGCGCTGTCTTCGACGCGCCGCTGGAGGAGCCGGTGCGCGCAATTGCCGATCTCATCCGGGCCGGCAAGCTCAGGTATTTCGGCGTCTCGAACTTCCGCGGCTGGCGCATCGCGGAAATTTCGCATCTGGCCGACCAGCTCGGCATCGATCGCCCGGTCGCAAGCCAGCCGCTCTATAATATCGTCAACCGCACGGCCGAGGCCGAGCAGCTTCCGGCCGCTCATCATTATGGCCTCGGTGTCGTCTCCTATTCGCCGCTGGCGCGCGGCGTGCTGACGGGCAAGTATGAGCCGGGCAAGGAGCCGGCTGCCGATAGCCGCGCCGGCCGCGGCGACAAGCGGATCCTTGAAACCGAATGGCGTCCGGAATCCATCGCCATTGCCCAGGAAATCGCCGCGCATGCCGCGGCCAAGAAGGTGACGCCGACCGAATTCGCCATCGCCTGGGTGCTGAACAACAAGCTGATCACCTCGGCGATCGCCGGTCCACGCACGGAAGAGCATTGGGATAGCTACATCCGTGCTCTCGACGTCAAGCTGACCGCCGAGGACGAAGTTCTGGTCGACCGTCTGGTCACGACAGGTCATCCATCGACCCCCGGGTTCAACGATCCGAGCCATCCTGTCGAAGGCCGGGTTCCGGTCAGTGTTGCCGGCGACACCGGAAATGTCGTGCCGCTTGCTCGCGCCGTCGCCTGA
- a CDS encoding acyl-CoA dehydrogenase family protein — translation MPITASSAVPSVPVETNRATLLARIPDLAAEIAKGAARRDLERELPHEVFKLFKEAGLGALRIPTALGGPGGSVLDYIEMVMTLGAADSNVAHALRSHFNFTEALLLNPHSSVDRTQLARVLSGKLFGGAHTEQGTKRPGEVTTRLTKTGESYRLNGRKWYATGTAFADFASFSAKDDEDQLVSVLLPVDRKGITILDDWDGMGQRLTASGGVLLEDVEVLPHEISRRGLSTLIGRHTSTLRQLHLAASMAGAVRGALTEGTDYVRRQARSAAHSAAETANADPFVQKILGEIAANSFAVDTLIRESARALDRTVAAFAGDDPQILETALVESALTTARTQIVASQLALAAATNVFELGGGSATSRHLNLDRHWRNIRTVLNHNPLLHKARVVGDYYINGTTTHLEEGKVF, via the coding sequence ATGCCCATAACAGCTTCATCAGCCGTGCCCTCCGTACCCGTTGAAACCAATCGGGCGACGTTGCTTGCAAGAATACCCGATCTTGCCGCGGAGATCGCAAAAGGCGCTGCGCGTCGAGACCTCGAACGCGAGCTGCCCCATGAGGTTTTCAAGCTGTTCAAGGAGGCCGGCCTTGGCGCGTTGCGCATACCGACGGCGCTTGGCGGCCCGGGTGGATCGGTGCTCGATTATATCGAGATGGTGATGACGCTCGGTGCGGCCGATTCCAATGTTGCCCACGCGCTCCGCAGCCATTTCAACTTCACGGAAGCGCTGCTGCTCAATCCACACAGTTCGGTCGATCGCACGCAGCTTGCCCGCGTCCTTAGCGGTAAGCTCTTCGGCGGCGCTCATACGGAGCAGGGGACGAAGCGCCCTGGCGAGGTCACGACGCGGCTCACGAAGACAGGCGAGAGCTACAGGCTCAACGGGCGCAAATGGTATGCGACCGGCACGGCATTCGCTGATTTCGCATCGTTCAGCGCCAAGGATGATGAGGACCAGCTCGTCAGTGTGCTTTTGCCCGTCGATCGAAAGGGAATCACCATCCTCGACGACTGGGACGGCATGGGTCAGCGTCTGACGGCAAGCGGTGGCGTGCTTCTCGAGGACGTCGAAGTTCTGCCGCACGAGATTTCGAGGCGTGGGCTGAGCACGCTGATCGGCAGGCACACCTCCACGCTACGTCAGCTGCATCTTGCCGCATCGATGGCGGGCGCGGTCCGCGGCGCGCTGACAGAAGGCACGGATTACGTGCGCAGGCAGGCGCGCTCGGCCGCCCACAGCGCGGCCGAGACGGCCAATGCCGATCCTTTCGTCCAGAAGATATTAGGCGAGATCGCGGCAAACTCCTTTGCCGTCGATACGCTGATCCGCGAGAGCGCCCGCGCGCTCGATCGGACGGTTGCGGCCTTCGCAGGCGATGATCCGCAGATACTGGAGACGGCTTTGGTCGAAAGCGCGCTGACGACGGCGCGCACCCAGATCGTCGCATCGCAGCTTGCCCTTGCTGCCGCGACCAACGTCTTCGAGCTCGGTGGTGGCTCGGCGACGTCGCGCCATCTCAATCTCGATCGCCATTGGCGCAACATCCGTACTGTGTTGAACCATAATCCTTTGCTGCACAAGGCGCGGGTGGTGGGCGATTACTACATCAACGGCACCACGACGCATCTGGAAGAAGGCAAGGTCTTCTGA
- a CDS encoding FAD/NAD(P)-binding protein — MYIDPHSHQSVVIIGGGFAGALTAIKLLDKTEVPLSITILEPREELGRGLAYSTTEAVHLVNGPAGTFSLHPEEPDHLVHWLAENALRYGWTPPADIAGSFPPRHLYGTYVRDELRRAISTARSGSTFRHVRAVASRLVSAPHRVEITTSEGETIEADEVVLALGVFQPDLARQEASVARHPGFAASPWDAAALDRLLETDEILLIGSSLSMVDAVASMEARGFQGRYQVISRRGQFIEDRRNAALERDFLAERPLPTTARSLLSIVKAERRALAAEAKDWQALPLAIRPYILPLWQKADNAERSRFARHLRAFWDVTAHRAAPDSYRAVSKAIAEGRLRHRPARLISMKSAGRLITATLKTRSGTESHSFGGVIDCRGHQLHDWRRISDPFVRSLIESGEVRPHSIGFGIDATEQGDVISEEGRVHRNISAIGHPLRGVAWESSSISEQRVQAIALADRILGKLTPLALAAS; from the coding sequence ATGTACATAGACCCGCATTCCCACCAATCCGTCGTCATTATCGGTGGCGGCTTTGCCGGTGCGCTGACCGCGATCAAGCTGCTCGACAAGACGGAGGTGCCGCTTTCGATCACGATATTGGAACCCCGCGAGGAGCTTGGGCGTGGGCTCGCCTATAGCACGACCGAGGCCGTGCATCTCGTCAATGGCCCCGCCGGTACCTTTTCTCTTCACCCGGAAGAGCCCGACCATCTGGTTCATTGGCTGGCGGAGAACGCGTTGCGTTACGGCTGGACACCGCCCGCCGATATCGCAGGCAGTTTTCCGCCGCGCCACCTTTATGGAACCTATGTTCGCGATGAGCTGCGCCGGGCGATATCGACAGCACGCTCCGGATCGACATTCCGGCATGTCAGGGCCGTGGCGAGCCGTCTCGTTTCCGCTCCACACAGGGTGGAGATCACGACAAGTGAAGGCGAGACTATCGAAGCGGACGAGGTGGTTCTGGCCCTCGGCGTCTTCCAGCCCGATCTTGCGCGACAGGAAGCATCGGTCGCCCGTCATCCAGGTTTTGCCGCATCTCCGTGGGATGCCGCGGCCCTCGATCGCCTGCTGGAGACAGACGAGATTTTGCTCATCGGCTCGAGCCTCTCCATGGTCGATGCGGTCGCGAGCATGGAGGCGCGAGGCTTCCAGGGCCGCTATCAGGTCATATCCAGGCGTGGTCAATTCATAGAGGATCGGCGCAATGCCGCGCTGGAGCGTGATTTCCTCGCGGAGAGACCGCTGCCGACCACCGCGCGGTCCTTGCTCTCGATCGTCAAGGCAGAGCGTCGCGCGTTGGCGGCCGAGGCCAAGGATTGGCAGGCGCTGCCGCTCGCCATCCGGCCCTACATTTTGCCTTTGTGGCAAAAGGCTGACAATGCTGAGAGATCGCGGTTTGCCCGTCACCTGCGGGCATTCTGGGATGTGACCGCGCATCGCGCCGCGCCTGACAGCTATCGCGCCGTCTCCAAGGCGATTGCTGAAGGCAGGCTCCGGCACCGGCCCGCACGATTGATTTCCATGAAATCCGCCGGCCGCTTGATCACGGCGACGTTGAAAACGCGTTCGGGTACCGAGTCCCATTCTTTCGGCGGCGTCATCGATTGCCGTGGCCATCAGTTGCACGACTGGCGACGCATTTCCGATCCCTTCGTCAGGAGCCTCATCGAAAGCGGAGAGGTTCGCCCGCACAGTATCGGCTTCGGCATCGATGCCACGGAGCAAGGGGATGTCATTTCGGAAGAGGGGCGTGTTCACCGCAACATCAGCGCCATCGGTCATCCGCTGCGCGGCGTTGCCTGGGAGTCAAGCTCGATCTCGGAACAGCGGGTGCAGGCGATTGCGCTTGCCGATCGTATTCTCGGCAAATTGACACCGCTTGCCCTTGCCGCCTCGTAA
- a CDS encoding ABC transporter substrate-binding protein: MTINRRRFNQLLLLSTAATLLPTVVAHAAETPPRGGTLNFIVEPEPPTILALAHTAGGTQKISPKITEGLLTYDFGLVPKPQLATEWSVASDGLTYTFKLRPNVKWHDGKPFTSADVAYSIELLKQVHPRGRGTFANVVAVDTPDSLTAIFRLSKPAPYLLKALYAAESPIVPKHIYEGVKIADVPTNPNGGAPIGTGPFVFREWVRGSHIILERNPDYWDAGKPYLDQVVVRFVPDGAARAAGFETGEFDLGSDNPIPLADLERIKALPNIGIDSRGYETKGDQTQLILNLDNEYLKDVRVRRAIAHAIDLNVILNTVWYGYGHVSPTPISTFLPQYLNTAIKPYAFDLKAAEQLLDEAGYKRNGSGTRFTLRLTHNSYNEGFKRVAEYLKQNLARIGIDARIDSYDFSTYIQKVYTERAFDLTAEYLGNQFDPTLGVQRIYWSKNFKLGLPFSNASHYQNPEVDRLLEAASIEVDEAKRKQEFNDFQKIIADELPVINLISLENVTVFNKRVRNHTIGAEGVQSNFADVYIKEGEG, from the coding sequence ATGACCATCAACCGCCGCCGTTTCAATCAGCTGCTTCTGCTCTCGACCGCAGCAACCCTTCTGCCAACCGTTGTGGCGCATGCAGCCGAAACACCGCCGCGCGGCGGCACGCTTAATTTCATCGTCGAGCCCGAACCGCCGACCATCCTGGCACTCGCCCATACCGCCGGTGGTACGCAGAAGATCAGCCCGAAGATCACCGAGGGTCTGCTCACCTACGATTTCGGTCTCGTGCCGAAGCCGCAGCTCGCGACAGAATGGTCGGTGGCCTCAGACGGCCTCACCTATACGTTCAAGCTGAGACCTAACGTCAAATGGCACGACGGCAAGCCGTTCACCTCGGCCGACGTCGCCTATTCGATCGAACTCCTGAAACAGGTTCATCCGCGCGGACGAGGCACGTTTGCCAATGTCGTCGCGGTCGACACGCCGGACTCCCTGACAGCAATATTCCGTCTTTCCAAGCCAGCACCTTACCTCCTGAAGGCGCTCTATGCGGCCGAATCTCCGATCGTGCCGAAACACATCTATGAAGGCGTCAAGATCGCCGATGTTCCGACCAATCCGAACGGTGGCGCCCCTATCGGCACCGGTCCCTTCGTCTTCCGGGAGTGGGTGCGTGGTTCGCATATCATCCTGGAACGCAATCCCGATTATTGGGATGCCGGCAAACCCTATCTCGACCAGGTTGTGGTTCGCTTCGTGCCCGATGGTGCCGCCCGAGCAGCCGGCTTCGAAACCGGTGAATTCGATCTTGGCAGCGATAATCCCATTCCGCTCGCCGATCTCGAGCGCATCAAGGCGCTGCCAAATATCGGCATCGATTCCCGCGGCTACGAGACGAAAGGCGACCAGACGCAGCTCATCCTCAACCTGGACAATGAATATTTGAAGGATGTTCGCGTGCGTCGCGCGATCGCGCATGCGATCGACCTCAACGTCATCCTCAATACGGTCTGGTATGGCTATGGCCACGTCTCGCCAACACCCATCAGCACCTTCCTGCCGCAATATCTCAATACCGCGATCAAGCCCTATGCCTTCGATCTCAAGGCGGCCGAGCAATTGCTTGATGAAGCCGGCTACAAGCGAAATGGCAGCGGAACCCGGTTTACGCTTCGTTTGACGCACAATTCCTACAATGAAGGCTTCAAACGCGTCGCCGAATATCTGAAGCAGAACCTTGCTCGCATCGGTATCGACGCGAGGATCGATTCCTACGACTTCTCGACCTATATCCAGAAGGTCTATACCGAGCGCGCCTTCGATCTCACGGCGGAATATCTCGGCAACCAGTTCGATCCGACGCTCGGCGTGCAGCGCATCTACTGGTCGAAGAACTTCAAGCTCGGATTGCCTTTCTCTAACGCCAGCCACTATCAGAACCCGGAGGTCGACCGGCTGCTCGAGGCGGCCTCGATCGAAGTCGACGAGGCAAAGCGCAAGCAGGAATTCAACGACTTCCAGAAGATCATCGCCGACGAGCTGCCCGTCATCAATCTGATCTCGCTCGAAAACGTCACGGTCTTCAACAAGCGTGTCAGGAACCACACGATCGGCGCCGAAGGCGTGCAGTCGAATTTCGCTGATGTCTATATCAAGGAGGGTGAAGGCTGA
- a CDS encoding LysR substrate-binding domain-containing protein, with translation MNTIADTRRKSIQPTLARLPPLTSLRAFVATARHLSFLGAAEELHVTSAAVGQQIRLLEDYLGQSLFHRVRGQLQLTAAGLALVPGLTNAFDVVLATMTQFIASDHDLPIRVSVAPSFASKWLIPRLEGLRQAAPGLEILVDASTHLTDLNTGDTDCAIRYGSGVYPGLVIDHLFSEAVVPICSPEFAERHWLWNGPQAIEGAPLLHEDGAEHDHSCPDWNGWLRAEGLSLRLPQGGFRLNQSSLVIDAALAGQGLGLGKIRLAEAELKAGRLVAPFGGSQAVNFSYFFVTTPAKERLMRVELFRNWLQAEVKALRTIGDILSRNTLRRLDIAAAE, from the coding sequence ATGAACACGATTGCCGACACACGGAGAAAATCCATCCAGCCGACCTTGGCGCGACTGCCGCCATTGACCTCGCTGCGCGCCTTCGTGGCGACCGCGCGGCACCTGAGTTTCCTTGGCGCCGCGGAGGAATTGCACGTCACCTCGGCCGCCGTCGGCCAGCAGATCCGGCTTCTGGAGGACTATCTGGGGCAGTCCCTGTTTCACAGGGTCCGTGGTCAACTCCAGTTGACGGCCGCCGGCCTGGCGCTCGTACCCGGACTGACAAACGCATTCGATGTGGTTCTGGCGACGATGACGCAATTCATCGCCAGCGATCACGATCTTCCGATCCGCGTATCGGTCGCGCCATCCTTTGCCAGCAAATGGCTGATCCCGAGATTGGAGGGTCTGAGGCAAGCAGCTCCCGGCCTGGAGATTCTGGTCGATGCCTCGACGCATTTGACCGATCTGAATACAGGCGACACGGATTGCGCCATCCGGTATGGCAGCGGCGTTTATCCCGGCCTTGTCATCGATCACCTTTTCTCCGAGGCTGTGGTGCCGATCTGCAGCCCCGAATTTGCCGAGCGGCATTGGCTATGGAACGGCCCACAGGCGATCGAAGGGGCGCCTCTGCTGCACGAGGATGGCGCGGAGCATGATCATTCCTGCCCGGATTGGAATGGCTGGCTGCGGGCTGAAGGATTATCCCTGCGTTTGCCGCAGGGCGGCTTCCGTCTCAATCAATCATCGCTCGTCATCGATGCCGCACTGGCAGGGCAGGGACTTGGTCTCGGAAAAATCCGTTTGGCAGAGGCCGAGTTGAAGGCCGGGCGTCTTGTCGCGCCGTTCGGCGGCTCGCAAGCAGTGAACTTTTCCTATTTCTTCGTCACGACGCCCGCCAAGGAGCGTCTCATGCGCGTCGAATTGTTCCGCAACTGGCTGCAGGCGGAGGTCAAGGCCCTGCGGACGATCGGCGACATCCTGTCGCGCAACACATTGCGCAGGCTCGACATTGCTGCCGCCGAATAG
- a CDS encoding NADPH-dependent oxidoreductase, with the protein MTSATTARLPEDDRLAALVSERYRNSHHIGADWNETIETLLSHRSVRDYLPRPVPDDILHLAIAAAQSAPSSSNLQAWSVIAVRDDTRKEKLNAVAGTQRQITQAPLLLIWLADLSRPRRIAADQGSAADGLDYVESFLLGVIDAALAAQNAVVSLESQGLGTCYIGAIRNDPETVARELELPEGVFPVFGLTVGYPDPAIPAAVKPRLPQTSVLHDERYDHRRRSEDLRHYNTVLQDFQTEQRMPRIDWTVQVKNRIGSVEALKGRHLLGVAARRLGFRLK; encoded by the coding sequence ATGACGTCAGCCACGACCGCAAGGCTTCCGGAGGATGACAGGCTCGCCGCTCTCGTCAGCGAGCGCTATCGCAACAGCCATCATATCGGCGCCGACTGGAACGAGACGATCGAGACGTTGCTGTCCCACCGTAGCGTGCGCGACTATCTGCCAAGGCCGGTTCCGGATGACATCCTCCATCTCGCGATCGCTGCGGCCCAATCGGCGCCGAGCTCGTCCAACCTGCAGGCCTGGAGCGTCATTGCCGTCAGGGACGATACGCGCAAGGAAAAGCTGAACGCCGTTGCCGGAACACAGAGGCAGATCACGCAGGCGCCGTTGTTGCTGATCTGGCTTGCGGATCTTTCGAGGCCACGCCGCATCGCGGCGGATCAGGGGTCTGCCGCCGATGGCCTCGACTATGTCGAAAGCTTCCTGCTCGGCGTTATCGATGCTGCCTTGGCCGCGCAGAATGCCGTCGTCTCCCTGGAATCGCAGGGCCTCGGCACCTGCTATATCGGTGCCATCCGCAACGATCCCGAAACCGTGGCGCGCGAACTGGAATTGCCGGAAGGCGTGTTTCCGGTCTTCGGCCTGACGGTCGGCTATCCCGATCCGGCCATACCGGCCGCCGTCAAGCCGCGGCTGCCGCAAACAAGCGTGCTCCATGACGAACGCTACGATCATCGCCGGCGGTCGGAGGACCTGCGGCATTATAATACCGTCCTACAGGACTTTCAGACCGAACAGCGCATGCCGCGCATTGATTGGACGGTGCAGGTGAAAAACAGGATCGGATCCGTCGAAGCCCTGAAGGGACGACATCTTCTCGGCGTGGCGGCCCGCCGCCTCGGCTTCAGGCTGAAATAA
- a CDS encoding LLM class flavin-dependent oxidoreductase produces the protein MSRKRELHLNINILHSGFSPAAWRMQGSDPRASFDINHYINVARIAERGTFDAIFLADQAAISDRVDFRPLTSLEPTIVLASVAAHTEHIGLIATASTTYNEPYNIARRFATLDHASGGRVGWNVVTSADLSQSRNFGLEKPVAHQSRYERAEEFTSVVKSLWDSWEEDAFIGDVESGRFVDTSKVHAIAHRGKHFSVHGPHNVPRPPQGHPVIVQAGGSDDGRELAARHAEAVFSASQSLEESLDYARDLRTRAARYGRTPDSLLVLAGLATIIGSTEAEARRRQEELRELIPLEYSLARLSGVLQVDPGRLKLDEPLPDDIPLPADGGHTFFRATLALAQREKLTVRGLIRALNGGTGHRTIVGTPEAIADDIETWFEAGAADGFNLMPDVLPHGLEVFVDEVVPILRRRGLFRKNYAGRTLRDHLGLSRPANPYAIAAE, from the coding sequence ATGAGCAGGAAACGCGAGCTTCATCTCAACATCAACATCCTGCATTCCGGCTTTTCGCCGGCTGCCTGGCGCATGCAGGGAAGCGATCCGCGCGCATCCTTCGATATCAATCACTACATTAATGTCGCCCGCATTGCCGAGCGCGGCACTTTCGACGCGATCTTTCTTGCCGATCAGGCCGCCATTTCCGATCGCGTCGATTTCCGGCCGCTGACATCTCTCGAGCCGACTATCGTGCTGGCTTCGGTTGCCGCCCATACCGAGCATATCGGCCTGATCGCCACTGCATCAACGACCTATAACGAGCCCTATAATATCGCCCGTCGCTTCGCGACGCTTGATCACGCCAGTGGCGGTCGCGTCGGCTGGAATGTCGTCACCAGCGCCGATCTCTCGCAAAGCCGGAACTTCGGGCTGGAAAAGCCGGTCGCGCATCAGAGCCGCTATGAGCGCGCGGAGGAATTTACATCGGTCGTCAAGTCCCTATGGGACAGCTGGGAAGAAGACGCCTTCATCGGCGATGTCGAAAGCGGCCGGTTCGTCGATACAAGCAAGGTCCATGCGATTGCCCATCGCGGCAAGCATTTTTCCGTTCATGGCCCGCATAACGTCCCGCGCCCGCCGCAGGGTCATCCGGTAATCGTGCAGGCCGGCGGCTCGGATGATGGGCGGGAGCTCGCAGCCCGGCACGCCGAAGCGGTGTTCTCAGCCTCGCAATCCCTTGAGGAGTCGCTCGATTACGCGCGCGACCTCCGAACAAGGGCCGCCCGCTACGGCCGCACCCCCGACAGCCTGCTGGTTCTCGCCGGGCTTGCCACCATCATCGGCAGCACCGAAGCGGAAGCTAGGCGGCGGCAGGAGGAACTGCGCGAGCTCATTCCACTGGAATACAGCCTTGCGCGCCTGTCCGGCGTTCTGCAGGTCGATCCAGGTAGGCTGAAGCTCGACGAGCCGCTGCCGGACGATATTCCCTTGCCAGCCGACGGAGGACATACCTTCTTCAGGGCGACGCTGGCTCTTGCACAACGCGAGAAATTGACGGTGCGCGGCCTTATCCGCGCTTTGAACGGCGGGACCGGACACCGCACCATTGTCGGCACGCCTGAGGCAATTGCCGATGATATCGAAACATGGTTCGAGGCAGGCGCTGCCGATGGCTTCAACCTGATGCCGGATGTGCTGCCGCATGGCCTGGAGGTTTTTGTGGACGAGGTGGTGCCCATCCTGCGCCGCCGCGGTCTGTTCCGGAAAAACTATGCGGGCCGGACCCTACGGGACCATCTCGGCCTTTCCCGGCCGGCCAACCCCTATGCCATTGCCGCCGAATAA